The sequence below is a genomic window from Rhinopithecus roxellana isolate Shanxi Qingling chromosome 7, ASM756505v1, whole genome shotgun sequence.
GGCGATAAAGCCCATTTAAATGCAGAACAAGATTCTGCTTAGAGGCCAGGGTCAGATGTCATAGTATTGGGGAGCAAAGCAAGAGTCTGAAGAAAACCCCTAAGCTATTACCAGCATCACCCCCAACTGTGTGAAGTAAGCAACCTGCCTTCTCTGCACCTCCAAAATcctccacccaccaccaccaccaccattccAGTGTTCCATCCACAAGAGAAAGGTCATGCCCCTGAGATGAAGGTGCTTTGTCTTTAAATGTAGATTGTTTACTCCAAAGAATTCTAGGTATTGGAGTTGGAAATAAGAAGGCAGAAAGAAGCAGGTAAAGTACCTTGGCAGGCTGAAGCTGAACCTAACAGCAGCTGAAAGGCATCAGACTGTTCACTCACTTCCAAACACCAGGAGTCAAGAACAAGCAACTCCTTTGCACTTGGGCAGTCCAAGTGCACGTGGTCTTGACCCCACAAAGTTCCCACAGGAGTCTCTTAACCACACTTTACATGAGAGAAGGAAGGCTTGCTTTCCCAGCACCAGAAGTAAGGGAAAATGGAGTGCTGCAGGCTGAATTATGTTCTCCCCAAATTCACTGTAatcctaaccctcagtaccttagagtgtgactgtatttaaagacagggcctttaaagaggtaattaaggtaaaaatgAGGCCCTTAGGGTGGGCCCCAATCTTACTTGTGTCCTTatcagaagaggaaatttggacacactgAGAGACCCCAGGGGCACATATGCATAGAGAGGATGGCCATGAAAAGATTCAGCAAGAGAGCAGCCATGTGCAAAccaaggagagaagcctcaggagaaaccaaccttgctggcaccttgaagttggacttcccagccttcagaactataagcaatacatttctgttgtttataaaccacccagtctatggtattttgctatagcatcccaaacagactaagacagcactgtaacaaattatcacaaacttggcttaaaacaagagaagtttaatttctcacagttctagaagccaGAAGCTTAACATCTGTTTATCTGGGCTGAATTCAAGGTGTCAGTAGGACTGTGCTttattccttgcctcttccagtttctggtggctGCTAGTATTCCTTTGCTTATGACCACATTACTAATCTCTGGTCATTGCCTTCTCAGTGCACCGACTCTCCCTCTCTTATAAGGGCACTTGTGATTTAGATTTCAGTCTGCCCGGAAAATTAAGTCAAAAagccttaacttaatcacacctgcaaagaccGTTTTACTTTATAAGGTAACATTTacaggtttcagggattaggaCTTGATACATTTGGGTGGCCATTATTTAGCTTCACACAGAGTCCAAAATCTTTGCATACAATTTCAGGAAGATCATGGATTCCAGGTAGGCACATCTGGTCTGGAGTTGCATTTCACCACAGATACCTGTGGACAGATATTGGAGAGAGGCTCATTTACTTGTTCACAAACCTCGCTACACCTCAGAACCAACCGCAGGGCTGGTTAAAAATActaaatcaacccaaatgtccatcagtgacagactggattaagaaaatgtggcacatatacaccacggaatactatgcagccataaaaaaggatgagttcatgtcctttgtagggacatggatgcagctggaaaccatcattctcagcaaactatcgcaagaacagaaaaccaaataccgcatgttctcactcataggtgggaattgaacaatgagatcacttggacacaggaaggggatcatcacacaccgggtcctattgtgggggggtgagggatagcattaggagatatacctaatgtaaatgataagttaatgggtgcagcacaccaacatggcacatgtatacatatgtaacaaacctgcacgttgtgcacgtgtaccttagaacttaaagtataataataataaaaaaatactaaatataaaacCACACCCCAACCCCCTAGTCCTAGTAAATCTGAATCCACCAGAGTTGGGGCCCAGAGCCTACATTtcgttttttgtttcttctttcttttcttttcttttgagacggagtctcactccatcgccaggctggagtgcagaggtgcgatcttggttcactgcaacttccgcctcacAGGTTGGagcgattctctagcctcagcctcccgagcagctgggattacaggcacgcaccacatgcccagctgatttttttttttttaatttttttaattttttatttttagtagagacagggcttcaccatgttggccaggatggtctctatctcttgacctcgtgatccgtccgcctcggcctcccaaagtgctgggattacaggtgtgagccaccacgccgggccagAAGacgcatttctaacaagctcccccAAATGACTCTGATGTCTTGCACCCATACTTGAATGGGTATTGGTTGAGAGCCTTGTTCTCCAGCTCTCCGCTCTGTTAAATGGACATACTGATACTTCCTTCACAATAAAAGAGATGTCTGTAAAAGCCTGTTTCCGCAATGCACTTGCTAATGCTCTTCCCgccccttcccctcttcccccctTTCCCCTATACCAAGGTGAAGAGCTTTTATTATTCACTTGATTTTGTACCCAGTTCGTGTTTAATGCACCTGGCCTAAGATGCAGCGTTGAGcccagggagaagggaagggttgggggaggaagaaagagtcGCAAATTCCCTGGTAACAGGCAGATTGGCTCCATCGGTCTAATCAAGCTGCACTTGACGCTCCGCGGGCCTGCTGCGCCCCCACCCCCTCGGGCGAAAACTCGCCTCTGCCCAAGGCTGTGCGGGGCGTCCGCCCCCGCACTTCGCTGATTGGCCGCACTGGCCTGCTCGTCACGCTCTTTTGTCTCAGCTGGCAGAGGATAAAAGCCGCCGCGGCTGCCTTAGGAACCGCGCTGTCTCGTCTCGGCTACCCCTGGTTGGGCGGCCCTGCGAAGCAGCTCCTTCGGGCAGCCCCTGGTAGCTTAGCGGCCCAGGAGGCTTCAATTCTTTGCCCCCTGCAGGGCGGAGGAGACCAGAAGGCGGAATCTACAGCTGGCGACGCGGGAGCATCAGCTGCCCACCAGTGGAGCACAGGTAAAGAAGCGGGGTGCGATTGCCAGGcggggagaggggtgggggaagACCCACCAGTACTGGGCGGCTCCCCGCTTGGAGAATCGGTGAATGCGAGGCAGGGGTAGGAGTACTCTCGTGGCCCGGCTGCGCTGAGGGAGGAGGTGGGGTTCACCTGGATACTGCGGACTGGGTAGGATTTGCCtggatttgggggtggggggagaggcgAGGGGTAGCGGCAGGGCAAGTGGTAGCGGCGTCGGGGCGGGGGGTAGGAATCTCAAGCTGTTTGCTTCGAACCTCCTTTGCATCTACTCATCTCTTTCTGGGAGGAATATGTGGGTGGGTGTGTCCAACTCCTATTCCCTTTCTCCGTGGCAGGCCATCAAAGCCGCATCTGAACTTGAATTCTGTGCAGCTGATTGCAGAACTGGTAGGCCGACGGCTTCCTGGGGGAGATGtaatgctgggggtggggggctggtcTCTGGCTTATAGTCAGGAGGGGGCAGAGAGGATTTTTCGCCTGGCAACAGCGGAGGTTGTGGGTAGCAGGATGACGGGTGAAGCTGCTTCTAACCCTTCCCTTCTCTGGCCTTCTCCGCTGTGGCGCAATCTTGAAACCTCGAGGACCCGGATCTGCGACCCCCTGTGGACAGAGGTTGACCGTACCCGGAGAGGAGCTTTCCCACGGACGGCACTGGTTGCAGAGGCTGGAAATGAAATAAAGGCGCGCTCTTGTTTCAGAGTTCGTGTAAGAATCTGAGAAATAACGAGGGAGACGGGGGTGGGGGGCACTTTGAGAAGGGGGTGTGGTTGAGACCAGAGACCATGAGGTTAATGAGATCTTATTTCCACAAATCTGCGATCATTGTACTCTATTTGGAGAGCCCAATATCAGCTCCAGACACTGCTACACCTAGAATTTGAAGCAACAGTTGCCCTCCCTATTGGAGGACTGGTGGGAGGGATGGATGTGGCTGCAAAAAGCACCTTGCTAGCACGCAGGCATCGGGTAGCTCTGGGAGGTTGTAAGTGCCAGTCTCCTACAAGATTATTTTTAGGGTAGTGGGCAAATGTAAAATGTACTGCAGGATATTCAGGTAGGGAGAGAATGCAGCTGCAGCCCGCTCCCTTATTAACCAGCCCCCCTTTCTTTTTTACAGCCCCTGCTGAGATAGGAAGGCAGAGCCACCCCTCTCCTCTCCCGCCTGCAGATTAAGCTTTTCTAAAAAGTCTAGGCATCTTATATTCAGATACCCTATCGTCGTCAGTCATGGCTAGCATCATTGCACGTGTCGGTAACAGCCGGCGGCAGAACGCACCCTTGCCGCCTTGGGCCCATTCCATGCTGAGGTCCCTGGGGAGAAGTCTCGGTCCTATAATGGCCAGCATGGCAGACAGAAACATGAAGTTGTTCTCGGGGAGGGTGGTGCCAGCCCAGGGGGAAGAAACCTTTGAAAACTGGCTGACCCAAGTCAATGGAGTCCTGCCAGATTGGAGTATGTCTGAGGAGGAAAAGCTCAAGCGCTTGATGAAAACCCTTAGGGGCCCTGCCCGCGAGGTCATGCGTGTGCTTCAGGCGACCAACCCTAACCTAAGTGTGGCAGATTTCTTGCGAGCCATGAAATTGGTGTTTGGGGAGTCTGAAAGCAGTGTGACTGCCCATGGTAAATTTTTTAACACCTTACAAGCTCAAGGGGAGAAAACCTCCCTTTACGTGATCCGTTTAGAGGTGCAGCTCCAGAACGCTATTCAGGCAGGCATCATAGCTGAGAAAGATGCAAACCGGACTCGCTTGCAGCAGCTCCTTTTAGGCGGTGAGCTGAGTAGGGACCTCCGACTCAGACTTAAGGATTTTCTCAGGATGTATGCAAATGAGCAGGAGCGGCTTCCCAGTTTTCTGGAGTTAATCAGAATGGTAAGGGAGGAAGAGGATTGGGATGATGCTTTTATTAGACGGAAGAGGCCAAAAAGGTCTGAGTCAATGGTGGAGAGGGCAGTCAGCCCTGTGGCATTTCAGGGCTCCCCACCGATAGTGATCGACAGTGCTGACTGCAATGTAATAGAGATAGATGATACCCTCGACGACTCCGATGAGGATGTGATCCTGGTGGAGTCTCAGGACCCTCCACTTTCATCCTGGGGTGCCCCTCCCCTCAGAGACAGGGCCAGACCTCAGGATGAAGTGCTGGTCATTGATTCCCCCCACAGTTCCAGGGCTCAGTTTCCTTCCACCAGTGGTGGTTCTGGCTATAAGAATAATGGTCCCGGGGAGATGCGTAGAGCCAGGAAGCGAAAACACACAGTCCGCTGTTCCTATTGTGGTGAGGAGGGCCACTCAAAAGAAACCTGTGACAACGAGAGTGACAAGGCCCAGGTTTTTGAGAATTTGATCATCACCCTGCAGGAGCTGACCCATACCGAGATGGAGAGGTCAAGAGGGTTCCCTGGCGAATACATTGACTTCTCTGAGCCACTCTAAGGGACCAGCCCCCAGGTTTCAGTGAACCCTTACCTATATTCAGCATCCAGTAGTGGGAAaactggggggtgggggcggggcttCTAACTGCATGAATTAATCCACAAAGTGGCTATCTTTTGGGGTGGAGGAGAAAGGGTCTTGGATACCAGCACATTGGAGGGAAGATAGCCTGACCTCTGTCCTTGCTCCTTCTCCCTGCAGCCTACGGGTCTGTTTTCTGTGTGTGCCCATTTCCTTGACAGCTTTATTTTTTGTGAAAGTGGTGTAATTTATTGTTAAATCTTTGaacaataaaaaagtacaaaaagtgaAGTACAAATTACCCAAATCTCTCCACCCTTATGTAATCATTGTCAACCCTTTGATGAGTGCCCTTCTAGACATTTCCCTATACCTATGTACCcagatagatatatgtatagataAAAGTGATGAAATATAAGTGCTGTTCTATACTCTGTATTTTTTCACCAAACAATATATGTTGTGAGCTTCTTTCtatgtcaataaatatatatatcagcaTCTACCTTATTGTGTCTGTGCTGTTATTTtaggaagaagtaaaaaaatacatagtaaaCTGTAAAGGGGGTTGTACTCTGAGGTGGAGTTTTTAATCAACCGCattttgcagattaaaaaaaaaaagaaatgggctgAGAATATTTCCCAAAGGTAAAAGGACAGAGTCCCCTTACCACAACTAACCTGTCCCTTTGCTCAGAGAGTCAAATTGTGACACCCACTTGTTGACAAAACACCAGTGCTTTCTTCTCTGATATACTCAGGTGTCTGATGGGACAGGGGAGTCTGGTGCTGGGGTAATAGCCCAATATGGGGATTCCAGGGGCTCCATTTCTGTTCACTTTGGGGATGGGCAGTTCTCCTTCTTCTGGGCAGATTCCTTAGATCATTGTTGCTGTTGCTGCCTCTGGACAACGTCCTGGTCACAACAAGGAATCTCTCCTGTGGGCTGACACCACCTTCTGCCCCCTCCCCAATTAAGGAAAAGAGAGCAGCCACTCACGGGAGCTCAGCATTAGCAGGCTCAGCTCCTGAGGGTGTGGAACCTCCCCCTGTAAACTCTGAAGCTATGTGCTAGAGGACACCAGCACCCCACGGACTCCAAATTAGCTTGGGAGGCACGAAAAGCAATATATTTGCTGGGGCATGTGAAGGAACATGGGAATTGGAAAGCCAGGAAGCTCTGCACTCTTTGTGAGCAGAGCCAAGGGCATtcatgggagagggagagaaaagagggacCACCTCCTTGTCTCATCCTGGAGGGTGATAAAAGAGGACTTGTGTGTGACCTCAGGCCCCAAAGGTCCCTATGTTTCTTGTAGGTGCCTAGGTCCCCATTTTTGCTAGCAGGACAAGGctggggagtggggtggagaTTGTTGCACTTAAGGCAGGGGTCGAGTGTGAAATGAATATGCAGATTTGGGACCCTCAGGGAGTCTGCCCTGCCGGAAATAGGGGCTCCACGGAGCTGGGAGGATAGAGTATGCAGCAGTGAGTGCTGGTGTGTCGGGGAGAAGCACAGGGCTGGATaggcaggggagaggagagagtgcTGTGACCAGTCAATTCACAACTACATTGACTGGGACAGGGAGCCTGGGAGATATCATAGACCCTAGGGTTTCGAACGGTCTCTGGGCTGTGCTGTACCAGAAATGGCTCAGGTTGAAGGTCCCATGGAGGGGTATTGGGGTTCTGATTATGTTGGCAGTTGATGGCCCACTCAGTGGGGACAAAGTGGGTTCAGGCTGAGGCCCCGAGGAAGGAGTGGTAGCCAGGCACTACAAGAAGTCTTCCCTGGGATGCCATGCCAAGAACCTGGCGTGAAGTGCTTCTCTTTCTCAGCTACTCCCTGGCTTATGGCCCCTGCTCCACTCATGACCCCACCATTTGACCTTACAACCACCACCCCACTGCCCTCCTGGAGCCACATACAGCTGCTGGGGGAGGGTGTGGAGGCTCAGTCTCTTGTGCTCTGCCCagtctcccttcccttctccccacagCATTCAATGTTTACCttaagcctcagcctcctttacCCTCATGGCCAAAAGGAGACTGGGAGGGCCCTTCTGCCTCTgaccctttttatttatttatttatttatttatttatttttttttttttttttgagacggagtcttgctctgtcgcccaggctggagtgcagtggcgcgatctcggctcactgcaagctccgcctcccgggttcacgccattctcctgcctcagcctcctgagtagctgggactacaggcgcccgccaccgcgcccggctaattttttgtatttttagtagaggcggggtttcaccatggtctcgatctcctgaccttgtgatccgcccgtctcggcctcccaaagtgctgggattacaggcgtgagccaccgcgcccggccgaccctttttatttgagacagagtctcactctgtcgcccaggctggagtgcagtggcacgatctcggctcatcacaacctccgcctcctgggttcaagcgattcctttgcctcagcctcccaagtagctggtattatagacgaacgccattgtgcctggctaatttttgtagttttagtagagatggggttttgccatgttggccaggctggtcttgaactcctaacttcaggtgatctgcccacctcagcctcccaaagtgctgggattacaggtgtgagccaccacgccaggcctcaGCTTCTGACCCTTTAGCTGAACAAAAACTGAGTCAGGAGCAAAGACTCAAGAAGGCCACTCCTTGCATCCTTCTGGGGCATCTCTGGGCCCCTGGCAGCAATCTCAGTCTCTCCAGAGCCAAGAGGGACTCTTTGTGCACCCCCAGATAGGAGGCAGCTCCACCTAGGCCCCCAAAGCCAAAGAAGCCCCCAACACTCTCCAGCTTGCATAGAGTTTAACCCTTAATTCCTCCCTAAATCTACTCCTGGGTGATATCTACCCTTCTCATCTAGTCCAGATTCAAATATTGTTCCATTTCCTGCTTACACTTGTTGAGTGATTTGTCCAAAGACACAGATTATGCTGCTATTTCTTTCTATTACCAGGGGgagtagaaaaatgaaaagaaaaatgaataaatcctATCCATACCACTACCTTTCCTTTCACTGGAGTGAGCTTGGATGTCTAGTACAGACTACTGCTTTCACTGCTTTGAAAACCTGTTTTGTGACTCATCCCCTTTCACCctcccccccactttttttttttttttttaactttgtgtgACACTGGCTTTTAGTTTATTCAAGAAATATGCATTCTTCCTAACCGGATACCTGGGCATTCAGATCAAATGAATAGAGTTACCTAAAAGGCTGTTAGAGAATTTTGTGTCGGGTAGCCTTCATCTAAAGATACGggcttattttcttcctttctgccttcgTTCTCATTGGTCGCTATGAGATGAGAAATTGTTATTTCATCTTGTCAGAAGAAACCAGTCTCTGAGTGCCCTTTTACACAGTCTCCCTGCTTCCTGGCATCTTGTCCCTCCGTTTCCATGACATCCCTCTCTCACAGTACCtgtttcctgaccttttgatGCCCACTTCTCGGTCTCCTTTGCTGAATCTTCTTATTCTTCCTGATCCTTCCATAATAGTGGTACAATAaacataattaacattttttttttttttgagacagagtctcgctctgttgcccacgctggagtgcagtggtgtaatcacagctcactgcagccttgaccttcccggctcaagcaattctcccatctcctgaatagctgggaccacaggtgcatgctaccatgcccggctaatttttaaattttcagtagagacaggattttgccatgttttccaaGCTGGAAAATTGCTATTTTTAAGAGCTTATTATGTGCCAAACATCCTGTATCAGGCCCTTTGAAGGTGTTGGTTCCTTGAATCCTCATCTTAACCCCATATTGGTATTgccatttttacatattttagatgAGGAAATAAGCTGGAACATTAAGCAGCTCACCTAGGGTCAGGCAGCTAGTTCTTGGTAGAGCCAGAGGTCACATTCCTGGGGACTGGCCCCAAAACctataattctcttttctttctttctttctttctttctttctttctttctttctttctttctttctttctttctttctttctttctttctttctttttctttctttctttctctctctctttcctttctttctttctttctttctttctttctttccttccttccttccttccttccttccttccttccttccttccttccttccttccttccttccttccttccttccttccttccttccttctctttctttctttgagatggagtctcgctctgttgcccaggctggagtgcagtggggcaatctcggcacactgcaagctccgactcccaggtttacatcattctcctgcctcagcctcccgagcacgtgggactacaggcacccgccaccatgcccggctaatttttttttttgtatttttagtagagacgggttttcaccatgttagccaggatgatctcgatctcctgatctcgtgacccacctgcctcagcctcccaaagcgctgggattacaggcatgagccaacgtgcccagcccAAAGTCTATACATCTTACATGTCTCTCATGTTCACAGCACCCTATCATGTAGGTGTTATTATCTGCATGTGACATGTAACGAAATTGAGGTTTGTAAATTCGGGATAATAAGGCCTGCCTTTCCAGGTGTGCCCTTTATATGAGTGATTAACACAGGGTTGGTCCATTGTAGACTTCCATTCAAGAAATGGCAGCTACTGGGCCTCTGCTGAAATGCATTACTCTGCTACTGAACGAAGGGCAGGAAAAGTTAAATGCTGTCCATGCCATGCATACAGTGCTTATTCAGTGTTAATCTAAGGATGTGACAGTCTGGTTTCAGGAGCTACACTGAACTTGGCCCCTGACAGGTACAAGAGTGGATTCAGAAA
It includes:
- the ZCCHC12 gene encoding zinc finger CCHC domain-containing protein 12; translation: MASIIARVGNSRRQNAPLPPWAHSMLRSLGRSLGPIMASMADRNMKLFSGRVVPAQGEETFENWLTQVNGVLPDWSMSEEEKLKRLMKTLRGPAREVMRVLQATNPNLSVADFLRAMKLVFGESESSVTAHGKFFNTLQAQGEKTSLYVIRLEVQLQNAIQAGIIAEKDANRTRLQQLLLGGELSRDLRLRLKDFLRMYANEQERLPSFLELIRMVREEEDWDDAFIRRKRPKRSESMVERAVSPVAFQGSPPIVIDSADCNVIEIDDTLDDSDEDVILVESQDPPLSSWGAPPLRDRARPQDEVLVIDSPHSSRAQFPSTSGGSGYKNNGPGEMRRARKRKHTVRCSYCGEEGHSKETCDNESDKAQVFENLIITLQELTHTEMERSRGFPGEYIDFSEPL